From the genome of Ictalurus furcatus strain D&B chromosome 4, Billie_1.0, whole genome shotgun sequence, one region includes:
- the si:ch211-216l23.2 gene encoding nuclear receptor coactivator 5 gives MSSWARSARSRRRLSHLSRGGAKPFRPFRNQPYPGREERKDPHHEADSFENVEQNDDYANPTDYKTYEPSPQEPNVSSLKDGDKCSALYQRFYQHFHGDGAKQPADCVVLSLNNQKLDYAKSLGRCLQERGLVVEMLYLQAESGLTRALKDVRSDGSPLCILVEQTNVALSSCTVIIFSESLKIHRNMPREQALDLVMVEYGRASGARRQCDPAEAAARASELSDDYLDRAKLERHAVPSATRHLLLLMAEGLHLYPEELDSIAAYVHNRQDHLQATSPEVDGKVAPETTNSLPAGLGNPPPLLSIPVGSVPQLSEHQASSTGIAKPAHGHQMSVPDSYPKTKPPPLLSLNIPQGSPQGPPPHDPPPPNGPTASQAPSTSRGRPPPRIPSASETRPILYGPPPLHGPPAPKGPPLSRALCGPSPPHGPPAPHSSSASQNPQPLRAPIAPRGPPASHGAHPPRPHGPHNGPHGFHIHGPPPHGPPAQNGPSGLRAPPPLLRNLRMRNPAGPAPQAL, from the exons ATGTCGTCGTGGGCGCGAAGTGCGAGAAGCAGGCGGAGGCTGTCTCATCTCTCCCGCGG TGGAGCGAAACCTTTTCGACCTTTCCGAAATCAGCCATATCCTGGTCGGGAGGAAAGAAAAGACCCACACCATGAAGCAGACAG CTTCGAAAATGTGGAACAGAATGATGATTACGCCAATCCTACAGACTATAAAACATATGAACCTTCACCTCAGGAGCCAAATG TTTCTTCCCTGAAGGATGGAGACAAGTGCAGTGCCCTGTACCAGAGATTTTATCAACATTTCCATGGAGATGGAGCCAAACAGCCTGCTGACTGTGTCGTGCTTTCGTTAAACAACCAGAAGTT GGATTACGCAAAATCATTAGGCCGCTGCTTGCAGGAGCGTGGCCTCGTGGTGGAAATGCTTTACCTGCAGGCGGAGTCAGGCTTGACCCGGGCCCTGAAAGATGTCCGCTCTGATGGTTCCCCTTTATGTATTCTCGTCGAACAGACTAATGTAGCTCTCTCCTCATGCACAGTAATCATATTTTCAGAGTCCCTCAAAA TTCACCGCAACATGCCCAGAGAGCAGGCTCTGGACTTGGTGATGGTGGAGTATGGGCGTGCAAGCGGTGCCCGGCGACAGTGTGACCCTGCGGAGGCAGCAGCAAGGGCTTCTGAGCTCTCTGATGACTACCTGGATCGGGCCAAGCTGGAGCGCCACGCTGTGCCCTCTGCCACGCGCCACCTGCTCCTCCTCATGGCTGAGGGCCTACACCTGTACCCAGAGGAGCTGGACTCCATTGCTGCGTATGTACACAACCGCCAGGACCATCTGCAAG CAACCTCTCCTGAAGTAGATGGTAAAGTGGCCCCTGAAACAACGAACAGTCTCCCTGCAGGTCTAGGGAATCCTCCACCCCTGCTCTCTATACCTGTCGGTTCTGTCCCCCAACTCAGTGAGCACCAGGCATCTTCCACTGGCATAGCCAAGCCAGCTCATGGGCATCAAATGAGTGTACcag ACTCGTATCCCAAAACGAagcctcctcctcttctctcactGAACATTCCTCAAGGATCTCCTCAGGGTCCTCCACCTCATGATCCACCACCACCCAATGGTCCAACTGCATCTCAGGCTCCCTCTACCTCTCGTGGCCGTCCACCACCACGTATTCCCTCTGCCTCTGAGACTCGTCCAATACTCTATGGTCCTCCACCTCTCCATGGTCCTCCTGCTCCTAAAGGCCCTCCACTATCTCGTGCTCTTTGTGGCCCTTCACCACCCCATGGTCCTCCTGCTCCTCATAGTTCTTCTGCCTCTCAAAATCCACAACCATTAAGGGCTCCTATAGCACCAAGAGGACCACCAGCGTCACATGGCGCACATCCACCAAGGCCTCACGGTCCTCATAATGGACCCCATGGCTTCCATATACATGGACCACCACCTCATGGTCCACCAGCGCAGAATGGCCCAAGTGGACTCCGAGCACCCCCACCCTTACTCAGGAACCTACGCATGAGAAATCCAGCAG GACCTGCACCACAGGCTTTGTGA